One window from the genome of Sesamum indicum cultivar Zhongzhi No. 13 linkage group LG15, S_indicum_v1.0, whole genome shotgun sequence encodes:
- the LOC105178351 gene encoding uncharacterized protein LOC105178351, with product MANAIEKQSSFGSRRHDEPEFDLKEWALRARISRGNTNSRRFSASNLKSFREDERSLRSNITISSSASSPGYTIREEIDPSKYSFTTALKALQAKTLYTWEYLSPDGLTLNSKWNDAEKYICNPLSGEVPLECLSAKTLSARSFRGLKSRITMSAPLIYHSQLQQFQAKSPIIEHETEVKITIQEENRSTTRDVGTQSTPTDLSPSRSPSTEQRAVQQSEAEAEDSPASTGKPKSAAAEVEVRETREKGRERKQMMWRWCSNTTQSGGGGGCLSISLRRLWPHKTDNHKPTSPTFLYHINNNACYKE from the exons ATGGCAAATGCCATAGAGAAGCAATCTTCTTTTGGTTCTCGTCGACACGATGAGCCGGAATTCGACCTGAAAGAATGGGCTCTGAGAGCCCGAATCAGCCGAGGAAACACGAATTCAAGAAGATTTTCAGCCTCAAATTTGAAGAGTTTCAGAGAGGATGAAAGGTCTTTGAGATCAAACATAACCATCTCCAGCTCTGCTTCCTCTCCTGGCTACACAATTAGAG AGGAGATTGACCCTTCAAAATATTCATTCACCACAGCCCTGAAAG CATTACAGGCAAAAACTTTGTACACATGGGAGTACTTATCGCCAGACGGCTTAACTCTCAACTCAAAGTGGAACGATGCAGAGAAATACATATGCAATCCCCTGTCAGGGGAAGTCCCACTCGAGTGTTTATCAGCAAAAACTCTCAGCGCGCGATCGTTTCGCGGCCTGAAAAGCAGAATCACTATGTCTGCTCCACTCATCTACCATTCTCAGCTCCAGCAGTTTCAGGCAAAGTCTCCAATCATCGAACATGAAACCGAAGTGAAAATCACAATCCAAG AGGAAAATCGGAGCACGACTAGAGATGTCGGAACTCAGAGCACGCCCACTGATCTTAGTCCATCTCGCAGTCCTTCTACCGAACAAAGAGCAGTACAGCAGAGTGAGGCGGAAGCTGAAGATTCACCTGCTTCTACTGGGAAACCAAAATCAGCAGCAGCAGAG GTAGAAGTGAGAGAAACAAGAGAGaagggaagagagagaaagcagATGATGTGGAGGTGGTGCAGCAACACCACCCAAtcaggaggaggaggaggatgcCTATCAATATCATTGAGGCGTTTGTGGCCCCACAAAACAGACAATCACAAACCAACCTCACCCACCTTTCTTTaccatattaataataatgcttgctataaagaataa
- the LOC105177957 gene encoding LOW QUALITY PROTEIN: allene oxide cyclase, chloroplastic-like (The sequence of the model RefSeq protein was modified relative to this genomic sequence to represent the inferred CDS: inserted 1 base in 1 codon), translating to MATSSTSPILKHAFSSSSSTKLPPPTATNATVSVSLKHLSFRPSLFPQPLKVSTTSAATTRSFSCRSQSDPSDSRSSKVQQLNVYEINERDRGSPAYLRLSQKTVNSLGDLVPFSNKVYTGDLKKRAGITAGICVLIKNEPEKKGDRYEAIYSFYFGDYGHIAVQGPYLTYEDTYLAVTGGSGIFEGVYGQVKLQQIIFPFKLFYTFYLKGIPDLPKELLGEAVPPSPAVEPTAAAEAXATLPNFTN from the exons ATGGCTACTTCATCCACCTCTCCCATTCTCAAGCACgccttctcttcttcttcttcaactaAGCTACCTCCGCCCACTGCCACCAACGCCACCGTATCCGTATCTCTCAAGCACCTTTCTTTTCGCCCATCTCTCTTCCCACAACCCCTTAAAGTTTCCACCACCTCCGCCGCCACCACAAGATCCTTCTCTTGCAGGAGCCAGAGCGACCCATCAGATTCGAGATCct CTAAAGTTCAACAACTCAATGTGTATGAGATCAACGAAAGAGACCGCGGCAGCCCTGCTTACCTTCGATTGAGCCAAAAGACCGTCAATTCCCTCGGCGATCTCGTGCCCTTCAGCAACAAG GTTTACACAGGAGACCTGAAGAAACGGGCGGGTATAACCGCCGGAATCTGCGTGCTCATAAAGAACGAACCGGAGAAGAAAGGAGACCGCTACGAGGCCATCTACAGCTTCTACTTCGGCGACTACGGCCACATCGCTGTGCAGGGACCGTACCTGACATACGAGGACACGTATCTGGCCGTGACAGGTGGTTCCGGCATATTCGAGGGGGTGTACGGGCAGGTGAAGCTCCAACAGATCATCTTCCCTTTCAAGCTGTTCTACACTTTCTACTTGAAGGGAATACCGGACCTCCCAAAGGAGCTGCTGGGAGAAGCCGTACCGCCGTCGCCGGCGGTGGAGCCGACAGCTGCGGCGGAGG GCGCCACGCTCCCCAATTTTACCAATTAG
- the LOC105177958 gene encoding geranylgeranyl pyrophosphate synthase, chloroplastic, producing MIPNTNFLYKIKPRSNPSTFLHHLNPTLISFFLPSSGSRFLSNSPFSDFASDDPTVDECRRQEIRVEEESPGSKFDFKGYMLEKIGVVNRALDAAVPLRDPVRLHEAMRYSLLSQGKRICPIVCLAACQLVGGDESTALPSACALEMIHAMSLMHDDLPCMDNDDLRRGRPSNHVVFGEHVSVIAGYALLARAFEHIAMDTKGLAPGKIVRVVSELARLIGPEGVVAGQVADLKCGGNGQLDIGVEQLEYIHLHKTAASVEASAVAGAVLGGACEEEIDRLRRYSRCAGLMFQVVDDVLDVTKSSAELGKSCGKDLVAGKATYPKLIGVEKSMEYAEKLNEEAQEQLVGFDQEKAAPLIALANYIVHRQK from the coding sequence TCCGACGTTGATATCGTTCTTCTTGCCCAGTTCAGGAAGCCGCTTCCTTTCAAATTCTCCCTTCTCAGATTTCGCCTCTGATGATCCAACTGTTGATGAGTGCCGACGCCAAGAAATCAGAGTAGAAGAAGAAAGCCCAGGAAGTAAATTTGATTTCAAGGGCTATATGCTTGAGAAAATTGGCGTCGTCAATCGGGCCTTAGACGCCGCAGTTCCCCTCAGAGACCCCGTCAGACTCCACGAAGCGATGCGGTATTCTCTCCTGTCCCAAGGAAAACGCATCTGCCCCATCGTTTGTCTCGCCGCCTGTCAGCTGGTCGGCGGAGATGAGTCAACGGCTTTGCCGTCAGCCTGCGCCCTGGAAATGATCCACGCCATGTCGCTGATGCACGACGACCTGCCCTGTATGGACAACGACGATCTCCGCAGGGGCCGGCCCTCGAACCACGTGGTTTTCGGGGAACACGTTTCTGTTATAGCTGGGTACGCCCTTCTTGCGCGCGCATTCGAGCACATAGCGATGGATACAAAAGGGTTGGCCCCGGGCAAAATTGTCCGCGTCGTAAGTGAATTAGCGAGGTTGATTGGGCCGGAGGGGGTGGTGGCCGGGCAGGTTGCGGATCTGAAATGTGGAGGGAACGGGCAGTTGGATATAGGAGTGGAGCAGCTGGAGTACATTCACCTTCACAAGACCGCCGCGTCGGTGGAGGCGTCGGCCGTAGCGGGTGCGGTTCTGGGCGGGGCGTGTGAGGAGGAGATTGACAGGCTGAGAAGATACTCGAGATGTGCGGGGCTGATGTTTCAGGTGGTGGATGATGTTCTTGATGTTACCAAGAGTAGTGCAGAATTGGGGAAGAGTTGTGGGAAGGATTTGGTGGCCGGCAAAGCGACATATCCGAAGCTGATCGGCGTTGAGAAATCAATGGAGTATGCTGAGAAGTTGAACGAGGAGGCTCAAGAACAACTGGTTGGGTTTGATCAGGAAAAGGCTGCTCCATTGATTGCCTTGGCAAATTACATTGTTCACAGGCAAAAGTGA